The following DNA comes from Castanea sativa cultivar Marrone di Chiusa Pesio chromosome 10, ASM4071231v1.
CAGGTGTCCTGCATGCCTAATTACCATAGAAGAAGTGTCCTAAAAATCAAAGCTCAACTTCTGTTGCATGAATGTTCTTTCCAAATAGCCAATTTTATCAGTTCTCAACATTTTCTTTTGCTTAATGCGTACATAGGTCTCTTGCTCGTTATTCATTCACATTCCAAGTATTAGTTATACAGTATTTGTACAACACTACAAGCCATGTGGAgaccccccccccaaaaaaaatagagctACAATCCATATATTAGCAATTTTCAGAAAACAAAACTTAAAGCCGCATCACACCTGCACCTGCAGGTGCATGTGCAGTTTTTACACCTCCACCACTGTTGGCGTTGCAGCGACCACATTTTGTAGTCAGTTTTGGTTGGTTCAAGTATAGCCATGTGGTTAGAGCAGCTTTTTAAACACCCCTAAATCAcggacccaaaaataaaaaaaaacaagtaaacaaaaaaataaataaacaataaaacaagaaaacaacacAAAGTAAGTTTCCGTGTTTTGCAAGGAATTGGCAGGGCTGATTGTTTTCATCTTCATCAGAAGGACCTTGGGTTCTCCGACGAGACGGCCTCCTTGTACCACGTCTCCCAGAACCTCCTTCATCATCCCCCTGTGATCAACTTGGACGAGCTCCAACTATAAGCCTTTCAAACCATTTCTCCAAAGTTTGGACAAGAGACGGTGAGCTTGCCAACTGGGCCCTCTGCAAGGATAAATGATCTAAGAACCCAACTTCACAAATTGCAAACATTGAATCTACAAAAGACAAAAGAGCAAGAACACACCGAAGAGACCTTTTGGTCCGATTGGGTATAAATGGCTTGTTTAAGAGATTCAATCATCAACATGCTCTCATCAACAAGATCAGCCCCAATCTGCATGAAGAGAACTATTAGGTATGCACCAAAAGTGGAAAGCACTAGATGAATGCAAGACATATACTGGGCCTGTCCATGGAACATTTGGAGCTTGTTTCAGCCTTTCAAGTTGCATACATCTGATAGATCCATCTTGATTTTTCACTTGGCATGACCATGGAGGAAACTGAGGGTACCTCTCCAGGAAAGAACCACTAGGGTCTTCAACATGACTAGAGGGTTGAGAAGCAGTCCTTTCAGGCGATGAACCTTCGTAATCAGAACTATGCCCAACAGAATGAGCAGCAAAAGTTTCCCCATCAacttcaaaattcacatctattCCCTTTCCAGTTTCAAATTGCTGCCCCAAATTCTGACCAATGTTAGAAGGCGGTACTGCAATAGAGCAGGTTTTGTATGATCTCACAACACCTACCCTACAGTGAACCTTGAGGCAATCATCTTTGAGGTAGTCAGATGTCTCTAGATCAGTTCTTTTGATAAATCGCTCTACAACATCCAACAAACAAAACTATTATACCACACTTACCACTTGATTACATTAAATGAGAAATGGAGCAAAGGTATACAATTGAAAATGATTGCATGTAGGTCATAAGTATTAACATGATAGCATAAAAACATTATGCTCACAAGATGCATATAGTAGTCATCGAATCAAACATAGTTGTCCCCTGAAAAGTCCATGGCAGGTATCACGCCTAATCAACAAGATTTTGCATCACAAATTCACAACACAATATATGGTGAACTAATTAGATGAGCCAAATATTACATCTTGCTTCTATTAATCTCTTCAATAGCTCAAAATGAAACCATACacaataaataaacattaaggTCACTACATTTTCAAATTATTCATctacaaaattatatacatCTAGCCAAAGAATTACATATAAGAGAGTTCAAAACTCCTTACAAGTACTCAAAAAAAGTTCATACATCAGAAAAACACCCTCTGTCTGGTTCCATCTAATTCTAATGTGATATGGAATAATAAGATTATTCTACTGATCTCAATTTAATCTCATGGATATGTTTGTTGTAACATTGTTTGTTGCTAAGCTTTCTAGAAATTTATGAGTCTAACAATAGATGCTTGTTGCTTCATATTTTGTACATCATTtgtacctatcaaaaaatatattttatacattatttagCTTTCTTATGTCATATAGCTGGGAGGCCGAAAAGATTTCATGTAGCAGACCCCCACTAGTCGAGAAAGTTACTCATCCAGCAAGCTAACATTATATGGAATAAAGGCTTTATTGATTCAAGTAATCCACACAAATTTTGAACAGTGTTTGCCAGGAAATTACGTCTTTACATAAACAAGGGGTTCTCACATTAACAATCCTAGCTCAGCTCTAAAATTCAAGCCTAGAAAATCATTACCTATCAAATTCAACAAGCATACCACCACCCACTTGAACATATCAACCTCTTTCAAAACTTCAGTTccacaacaacaataacaagaaAAAAGTGCCACTTACTATTACTTCAAAAATTCGTAATCTTACCATTGGTTTCTGTCCACAATTCATGCAATTGCTCTTATActtaatcaaattattattaatgtatGGCATACAACCATAGGCCTATTACTGTTAGGCCCCAAGTTGTACGGCCTGTGAACGTAGGCCCAATACTTGTGAATCCAAAGGGTACTAAACGCACAGTAGGTTGGGCCAAGGACTATTTCGGGCCGAGGAACTGTTGTTGTTCGGGTGTATTCCGAAATACCTCGGTAGTGTCTTAGGGGATATTGCTGCCG
Coding sequences within:
- the LOC142612211 gene encoding BTB/POZ and MATH domain-containing protein 2-like, with the protein product MGRIVSPNSQPIYPCWESTLASSSSSSSSSLSWSTPMTTSTLITETVNGSHRFNISGYSLVKGMGIGKYVESDTFTAGGYSWAIYFYPDGKNVDNDTYVSLFIVLVSKDTSVRALFELTLLDQSGNKRHKFCLLDVVERFIKRTDLETSDYLKDDCLKVHCRVGVVRSYKTCSIAVPPSNIGQNLGQQFETGKGIDVNFEVDGETFAAHSVGHSSDYEGSSPERTASQPSSHVEDPSGSFLERYPQFPPWSCQVKNQDGSIRCMQLERLKQAPNVPWTGPIGADLVDESMLMIESLKQAIYTQSDQKVSSRAQLASSPSLVQTLEKWFERLIVGARPS